One Algoriphagus sp. Y33 genomic window, TTATAAACTTGCCCTGCTCCGGGTAAAATAGCTGAAAGTATGGTGGCTTTTTTTGGGTTCTTTGGAAGTAAGGTATAATCAGGTTCCGGGTTTGAGGTCTCAGGCTCTCCTGCTTCCTGAGCAAACAATGCAGTGCTCAGGCTAAAACAGAAAAGCAAAAGTCCCACTAAAATGAGTGGGGCTTTCATATGAAGTATGCTATGGGAAACCGGGGGATTCAAGGTTAAATGATTTCTAGTATTTCCAGAATCCGATTTAAATCGGAAGCAGAATTAAAGGGGATTTTTATTTCACCTTTGTTTTTTGGATTGGATTTTAGTGCGACTTTGGTCCCAAAATGAGAAGCTAGTTGCTGCTGGAGTTTATTGATCTCATATTTTCTGACGGGATCCAGTTCCGGAGATGCGGGTTTTTCTGGTTTACCTTCACTCAAGGCCTTTACCATTGCTTCCACTTTTCGCACACTGAGTTCTTCCTCTACTGCTTTTTTGAAAATGGCGAGCTGCACATCTACATCCTCTACGTTGATTAATGCGCGTGCATGTCCCATAGAAAGTTGCTGATCGCGGATCGCTCCTTGGATGGAAGGAGGGAGCTTGAGTAGACGTAAATAATTGTTTACTGTGGTTCTGTTTTTTCCGACACGTTCTCCTAATTCTTCCTGCTTCAAGTCACATTCTGCCAGTAGTCGCTGATAAGATTGAGCTATTTCCAGTGCATTTAGATTTTCACGCTGAATATTTTCGATTAGCGCCATCTCCAGCATTTGCTGGTCGTTGGCAGTACGTACATATGCCGGGATTTGACCTAACCCTGCGATTTTTGAAGCCTGAAATCTACGTTCTCCTGAGATTAGTTGATATTCATCGGTATCAAGTTTTCTAACTGTAATGGGCTGAATGATCCCTTGAACCTTGATGGACTCTGCCAGCTCTGCCAGCGCATCTTTATCAAAGTGAACCCGGGGTTGAAAAGGATTGACTTGGATTTGATCAAGAGGAATTTCGAAAATGCCGGTTTTAACTACCTCAGGCAAAATTTCCTCAGATTTGTGCTTGGCGGGACTATCCTCCAGTAAGGCTCCAAGTCCTCTACCCAAGACACTTTTTTTACGATTCGGTTTTTGGTCTGACATGGTTATTTGGTCACTTTTTGCAAGTCATTTTTCTGTATTATTTCCCCTGCCAAGTTCAAATAGGCGACTGCCCCTTTTCCGTCAGCATCGAAGGAAATCGCCGGCAAACCAAAACTAGGTGCCTCGCTTAGCCTTACATTGCGGGGAATAATAGTTTCGAAAACCATGTTTTTGAAATGAAGTTTCACTTCTTCCACCACTTGGTTGGAAAGACGAAGTCTGACATCATACATGGTCAGCAAGATGCCTTCTATTTCCAGGTCAGGGTTTAGCCTAGTCTGGATGATTTTTATCGTATTCAATAATTTTCCGAGTCCTTCCAGTGCAAAATATTCGCATTGAACTGGAATAATCACGGAGTTTGCCGCTGTAAGGGCATTTATAGTAATTAATCCCAAGGAAGGAGAGCAGTCGATGATGATGAAATCGTACAGCTCTTTAAGGTCATGAATGACCTCTTTCATCTTCTCTTCCCTGTTATCCAGATTGATCATTTCCACCTCAGCACCAACGAGGTCAATGTGGGATGGCACCAATTCCAGATGCTCGATTTCTGTTTTGTGAATGATCTCTTTGACGTCAATTCCATCTACCATACATTCATAAATACTGGTGTTGATGGATTTGGGATCATGACCCAGCCCGGAGGTGGTATTTGCCTGCGGATCAGCGTCAATCACCAGGGTCTTAAATTCCAGGACAGCTAAACTAGCTGCAAGGTTCATCGCAGTGGTAGTTTTGCCTACTCCGCCTTTTTGATTGGCTATGGCAATGATTTTTCCCATGGTGTTGATTGAAGAGTAATTTAATCTCAATATTAAGCAAAATGAATTCTTTTCCGGCTGATCTCTCCGCTTTTTTTAGCTTTTTCGAAATGAAGCATAAGTTGGGATTTGGCTGAAGCTTAGAATGATAATGAGCGTCAAATTTTTGAAGATCAAGGGATTGGTTTGTTTGCTGATTATACCGTAAGTCTATTGAAAGGGTGTTTTCCCTTTAAGGATTAATTGTTAATGCTAGTTAAGCCTAACGTATGATCTGGGCGTATATTACGGTTTGTATACCCATGGCTATTGAATTGAAAGGCCCCCTAAGCTATCCTAGTTTCAAAGAGACAGGAGGAGACGTGAATAGCATTCATTATTATTTAACCAGGAGTTAATGTGAATCAGGCAAACCCTTTGAACTTATCCAGCAGGTGTTTTTTGCCCAGAATAAACTGGCAGGTGACCATTGCGCTGATAGTAACCCCCAGCACCCCGTGAAGAATTACATTTTGGCCTGTTAGAAATAGATTTTCCAATTTGGTGTTGGCACTGATAAAAGATTTTACAGGGGCATTGAAATCCTTTTTGATGCCATATAACCCGCCTTCAATAGTCCCAATGTAATCCCTTTGGGTGAGTGGCGTAGCTGTATACCAGCTCTCTATGCATTTGTCAAAGCCTGGATAAATCTTACAAAGGGCCTCTATTATTTCCTCTGCTTTTTCTTTTTTGAATTGCACGTATTCCTCAGCTCTTTCACTTTCGCTAAGTGTGGTGTTGAAGCTATTCTCCCATTTTTTCACATCGTCATACTTCATGTATGCCATAGCGGTAAGTGTATGCGCATAGTCTGTATTAGTGCTTGGTCTGGAATTGAAAATTGCCAGGGCTTTCAGCCAATTGTCGGGCTCGTATTTGTGTGCACTCCATACATCTCCTTCTATGAAATGATAGCGGTTGGAATTTGAGAACTCGAACGTATCGGGCTTTAATTTGATGTAGAGGATAAAGGAGGACGTGGTGTTCTCCAGTTGCATCATACGGTTGACATTTACTTTCCGAAGCCCTTCAGTATTCAGTAGCTTGAAAGTCTGGGTGGGATGGATATTGGATATGAATTGTTTTCCACTGACTTTTTGCCCACCAGCCAGCTCCACATAATCAATACGCTTAGGGGTATTGTGGATTTTGGTTACCTCAGAGTCAATGAAAATGTCTCCCCCCATTTTCTTAATGTCTTTGCGAAGCTGCTTCGAGATCTGATCGCTGTGCTTCAGTTTGTAAGCACTGCCTATATATGAATCAATAATCAGCGCATGGATGTAAAAAGGGGATGATTCTCCCTCTCCGGCATAGAGCAAGTTTGATCCTGCGAGGATTTGCTGAAGTTTTTGATTACCTGTGCATGAGGCTATAACTTCCTTGGCACCCAGGCTGAACGTACTCATTTCATCAGTTTCCGAATAGTCCTTATTTAGGTTATACCATTCGAATTTTTCGCAAATGCGCCGAATTTCCTCACAGTATTTCCGTAATCCTTCTTCCTCTTTGGGGAAGTGTTTGAGCAGTTGCTGCACAAAATTTTCATACCCCTGTGCATGGGGATAGTGCACGTCATCATCTTCAAAAGAAATCACATCGTAAGCATCCTTATCCAGAAGTTCTTTTTCCACATTGTCCAAAAGGTTGAAGTATCTGAAGAAAGGATAAAGTGCCTGACCTTTATCCAAACCGCCAATGTAGTGTACTCCCGAATCGAATTTAACTTTGTCCCGCTTGAACGTCTGCAGATTCCCGCCTATCTGTGCGTTTTTCTCAAGAATACATACGGATCTTCCTTCCTCTGCCAGCACATATCCACAGAGCAAACCTCCAAGTCCTGATCCTATGATGACAATGTCATATTCTTCTTTAAATCTAGGCATTTCTGTGATCAATTATCTTTTTTGGCTTTCTGCTATTTTCCCGGAAAAGTAACTGTTGGATAGCGGGAACGGATGATTTCTTTATAGTCGGCTTCACTCGAAGTTTTGCCTGCAATCCAATAAGAAGATAGTGGGATTCTTCCTCGGTAAAAGTCTCTGGCAGTACAAGACTCACTTCATCTAAACCATTGTAATCCCGGTCAATTTCGATCAGGTAAGGACTTGCTGAAGGGTAGTTATGAAGGATTTCTTCGATTTGATTTGGATAAATAGTTGTGCCTTTCAACTTGATCATCTGTGCCAATCTGCCTTCTATAGGGCCAAGACGCACTGTGTTTCTGCCGCAGGCGCATGTGTTACTATGTTTTCTGGCAAGGTCACCAGTTTGAAATCTCACCAATGGCATTCCTTCAATACCCAATGGAGTTACCGTGACTTCCCCTAGCTCACCATCTGCGACTTCATTTCCATTTTCATCCAAAATCTCCAAAATGATAAGCTCGGGAAGTAGATGTCCACCTTGCTTTTCTTGACATTCTGTGAATGCAGTGGCCATTTCTGTAGAGGCGTAGGTTGATCTCAGGTCAATGTCCCGATGCTGCTTAATGTTTTTTGAGAGTTGATTATCGCTGAAATCAGCATTTCTCAGCGGCTCGCCTATGCAAAGTGCCTTGGTGATCCGATTGGAAACAGCACCGGAATGTGAACCTAATTTTTGGAGAAATGAAGGAACAGCTATTAACGCAGTGGGATTGACTTGTCTGATCATTTCCCAGTGAAACTCTGGCGTACCTTGCCCTGCCCGAAGTACAGCGGCACCGATTTTTGTCAAGCCAAGATAATAGGCCATTCCCGCCATGAAGCATTTGTCCAACGTAGTGGTGATTTGGACGATGTCATCAGCTGTAAAATCGGCAATTTCCAGGGATCGGGCTTCATTGTAGGCTAATCTCCCCAAGTCATTTTTGCTGAGTGCGATGCTTACGGGTTTTCCGGTGGTTCCTGAGGTGGTGACATATTCCACTACCTCTTGCGGAGGAATACTCAAAAATTCAGCATTGAATTCAGCAAGGTCTTTCTTTGATGTCTTGGTAAATTTGGATAAATCCGAAAGTTTGGAAATAGCAGCGATGTCCTGCTCTGAAAATTTGTCCCTATAAAACGGAGAGTGGTTGAGGGCGTAGCTCAGATGTTTTTTCAGCAATTCTATCTGTCTGGCTTCTATTCCATCAGCAGGCAGATAGTCGATGGGATTGTCCGGCGTGATATTCATAATTTCAAACTACAATTACTACTGCCACGGCAGTTTGTGAAGTGTGACTGAGTGTTAAAAGTATATCCGAAAAGCCTTCTTTTTCAAAAGTCTGTTTCGTATTTCCGTACAATCGTAGTTTAGGCTGTCCGGATTCAAGTTTGTAGATCTCGATTTCGTGGAATTGGGCATCACTTGTCCAGCCCAATCCTACCGCTTTCATGTAAGCCTCCTTTGCTGCAAATCTCGCAGCAAAGCACTCATCAGAATTTCCTTGAGCTAGGCAATACGTTTCTTCTTCAGCAGTGAAGACCAGCCGTACAAATGAAGGTTTTTGGCATTTCTGTGCCATTCTCATCACCTCCACAATATCAATTCCTATGCCTCTCATTTGATTTTAGCTAGGTTTTCTGAGATGTGTGTGCTGATTCCAAGATAGGGGATTGCTTTACTTCGGGCTTGCTCATAGTAAGTCTTTGCCAACTCAAAATCCTTTTGGCCAAAATAGTAATCTGCCAGCAATAAATAAGGTTCGTAGTATTCCGGGTTTGTAGCAATCCACTTTTCTATAAATCCTTTCTCTGAAACACTCTTAGTCGGGTCTTTCTTAAAATTCTCCTTTAAAATTTTGTATTTCTCATAATTTGAAAATTCGCGGCTAGTATAGAACGGATCCTGCCCCAATCTCAATGAGTCTATTTCAGGAGAATGAATCGGGTCGAGGTTTTCCATCGCTTTAATAGCCCTGACATCGTAAGCATTGAACACATTTTCTTGAAAAGGTGCGGCAGAGATGTATGCAATTCCTTTTGCAGGTTCAAAAATCACTGCATGATGTGCCAATAATTGGTTGATTGCCATGGGATTTCCTATTCCCAGCTCCTTGCCATTGGAACCTTTTTGATCGCGAATGTATCGAAGTGTATTCTCTACAGAAATAGCGGTGTCGTCAGCAGTGAGTTCTCTCATACGGTCATGCCGGGGCATGGATTCGGAATCCCGGATATGGTCTAAATTGAGCGGAGAGTTTTTATACTCATCACTTTGGAAGTGATTTGCCACGATGAGCTGATTGCCTTCGGGATAATGGATTGCCGTCTTCTCAGGGGTTTTTTCGATTACAGCGGTGGTCTGATCCAGAGCAGAAGCTATGGTGAATGATTCGGATACGAATACATCATACTTGGAGATGATCGCATAGGCTTCTTCAATGGTAGAGGCATATTGGATCACATCCCTGGCGATAATAGAGACAGGGGTGGAGCTTTTGGTGGGAATCTCCGAAGGCAGGGCATTGAGCGTGACGGTCAGACCTTTTTCATTCATACCGGATACTACTCCGCTAAAGCCTCCCCAAGTCACGGAGACGAAGTCATAGCCTTCACTTGGATTGACGAAGAGGACAATTTTGTCCTTGGCAAATTCATCTCCGAAGTAGAAATCAAAATTCCTTCCCAAAACCATCTCAGATTCCCCGGACTCAAAATCCCATTGTGATACAGCGGTACAAGCTACCAGATTCATATTTTGAACCATGTGCCCGATGTCATGAGCGGCATGATAGTTCAGCACCCGGTTGAATTTTGGTCCCACGTAGGAATACTCATCAGAGAAGCTTTGTGAGACTCCGTAGATTTCCTGGAGATATTCTTCTGGGATATCTTTATTCAGATTACGATTAAACCAGCCAAGACCCAACTGCATTACAGTACGCAGGATTCTTGAGGGAAGAAGTTTCTCTATTTCTCCCACGAAGGCTGTTTCCTGACTTTGGATAAGTTCCTTGTGAAGAAGTCCCAGTGCAATACCACGCTCATAGGCTGTTCCTTCGACGTAGCTTTCCCAGTTACCTGACTTATTTTTTCGTAGCCAGTTGTTTTTGTAGCGAAAGGTAGTGCTATTTATTGTTTCCCGTTGTGGATTTTGAATCTGAATTTCGGGTAACTCCGGAGCGGGATAAACCGTAATTTTAATAAAAATTAAAGGGATGATGATCAACAGAGAAATGACTCCGGAAATGATGAGTTTTTTCTTCCGCAATTCTAGTCTAATTTAGTCCCTTGATTCTTTTGAATAAAAGAGAAGGAATATTCACATTAATAATCGTCAAAGTTATGAATTTATTTTGCTCCCTTATTCTTCCATTTCTGGCATTTTTCTCAAGTGTGGAA contains:
- the acpS gene encoding holo-ACP synthase; protein product: MRGIGIDIVEVMRMAQKCQKPSFVRLVFTAEEETYCLAQGNSDECFAARFAAKEAYMKAVGLGWTSDAQFHEIEIYKLESGQPKLRLYGNTKQTFEKEGFSDILLTLSHTSQTAVAVVIVV
- a CDS encoding NAD(P)/FAD-dependent oxidoreductase, which translates into the protein MPRFKEEYDIVIIGSGLGGLLCGYVLAEEGRSVCILEKNAQIGGNLQTFKRDKVKFDSGVHYIGGLDKGQALYPFFRYFNLLDNVEKELLDKDAYDVISFEDDDVHYPHAQGYENFVQQLLKHFPKEEEGLRKYCEEIRRICEKFEWYNLNKDYSETDEMSTFSLGAKEVIASCTGNQKLQQILAGSNLLYAGEGESSPFYIHALIIDSYIGSAYKLKHSDQISKQLRKDIKKMGGDIFIDSEVTKIHNTPKRIDYVELAGGQKVSGKQFISNIHPTQTFKLLNTEGLRKVNVNRMMQLENTTSSFILYIKLKPDTFEFSNSNRYHFIEGDVWSAHKYEPDNWLKALAIFNSRPSTNTDYAHTLTAMAYMKYDDVKKWENSFNTTLSESERAEEYVQFKKEKAEEIIEALCKIYPGFDKCIESWYTATPLTQRDYIGTIEGGLYGIKKDFNAPVKSFISANTKLENLFLTGQNVILHGVLGVTISAMVTCQFILGKKHLLDKFKGFA
- a CDS encoding phenylacetate--CoA ligase family protein; the encoded protein is MNITPDNPIDYLPADGIEARQIELLKKHLSYALNHSPFYRDKFSEQDIAAISKLSDLSKFTKTSKKDLAEFNAEFLSIPPQEVVEYVTTSGTTGKPVSIALSKNDLGRLAYNEARSLEIADFTADDIVQITTTLDKCFMAGMAYYLGLTKIGAAVLRAGQGTPEFHWEMIRQVNPTALIAVPSFLQKLGSHSGAVSNRITKALCIGEPLRNADFSDNQLSKNIKQHRDIDLRSTYASTEMATAFTECQEKQGGHLLPELIILEILDENGNEVADGELGEVTVTPLGIEGMPLVRFQTGDLARKHSNTCACGRNTVRLGPIEGRLAQMIKLKGTTIYPNQIEEILHNYPSASPYLIEIDRDYNGLDEVSLVLPETFTEEESHYLLIGLQAKLRVKPTIKKSSVPAIQQLLFRENSRKPKKIIDHRNA
- a CDS encoding ParA family protein, translated to MGKIIAIANQKGGVGKTTTAMNLAASLAVLEFKTLVIDADPQANTTSGLGHDPKSINTSIYECMVDGIDVKEIIHKTEIEHLELVPSHIDLVGAEVEMINLDNREEKMKEVIHDLKELYDFIIIDCSPSLGLITINALTAANSVIIPVQCEYFALEGLGKLLNTIKIIQTRLNPDLEIEGILLTMYDVRLRLSNQVVEEVKLHFKNMVFETIIPRNVRLSEAPSFGLPAISFDADGKGAVAYLNLAGEIIQKNDLQKVTK
- a CDS encoding C45 family peptidase gives rise to the protein MRKKKLIISGVISLLIIIPLIFIKITVYPAPELPEIQIQNPQRETINSTTFRYKNNWLRKNKSGNWESYVEGTAYERGIALGLLHKELIQSQETAFVGEIEKLLPSRILRTVMQLGLGWFNRNLNKDIPEEYLQEIYGVSQSFSDEYSYVGPKFNRVLNYHAAHDIGHMVQNMNLVACTAVSQWDFESGESEMVLGRNFDFYFGDEFAKDKIVLFVNPSEGYDFVSVTWGGFSGVVSGMNEKGLTVTLNALPSEIPTKSSTPVSIIARDVIQYASTIEEAYAIISKYDVFVSESFTIASALDQTTAVIEKTPEKTAIHYPEGNQLIVANHFQSDEYKNSPLNLDHIRDSESMPRHDRMRELTADDTAISVENTLRYIRDQKGSNGKELGIGNPMAINQLLAHHAVIFEPAKGIAYISAAPFQENVFNAYDVRAIKAMENLDPIHSPEIDSLRLGQDPFYTSREFSNYEKYKILKENFKKDPTKSVSEKGFIEKWIATNPEYYEPYLLLADYYFGQKDFELAKTYYEQARSKAIPYLGISTHISENLAKIK
- a CDS encoding ParB/RepB/Spo0J family partition protein; the encoded protein is MSDQKPNRKKSVLGRGLGALLEDSPAKHKSEEILPEVVKTGIFEIPLDQIQVNPFQPRVHFDKDALAELAESIKVQGIIQPITVRKLDTDEYQLISGERRFQASKIAGLGQIPAYVRTANDQQMLEMALIENIQRENLNALEIAQSYQRLLAECDLKQEELGERVGKNRTTVNNYLRLLKLPPSIQGAIRDQQLSMGHARALINVEDVDVQLAIFKKAVEEELSVRKVEAMVKALSEGKPEKPASPELDPVRKYEINKLQQQLASHFGTKVALKSNPKNKGEIKIPFNSASDLNRILEILEII